Proteins encoded within one genomic window of Gammaproteobacteria bacterium:
- the secG gene encoding preprotein translocase subunit SecG, whose amino-acid sequence MGVQIILIFHILIAISLIALVLIQQGKGAAMGAAFGSGASGTVFGSRGSRGFLYKLTGSLAIAFFATSIILTYLAAHSVADAQKEDDIPGLTIPVKQVNSAPAAPIKPSV is encoded by the coding sequence ATGGGCGTACAAATTATTTTGATTTTTCATATATTAATTGCGATTAGTTTGATTGCATTGGTATTAATCCAGCAGGGCAAGGGCGCTGCCATGGGTGCTGCATTTGGCAGTGGGGCGTCTGGCACGGTATTTGGCAGCCGTGGTTCGCGCGGCTTTTTGTATAAACTGACAGGTAGCTTGGCCATCGCCTTTTTCGCGACGAGTATTATATTGACCTATCTTGCAGCGCACAGTGTCGCTGATGCGCAAAAAGAAGATGATATCCCTGGGTTAACTATTCCTGTGAAACAGGTAAACTCAGCTCCTGCAGCGCCTATTAAGCCGAGTGTGTAA
- a CDS encoding triose-phosphate isomerase → MRIPLIAGNWKMHGSRAFVAQILPALAASASSSVEVAVFPPFVFLAQAQVLLEGSSVKLGAQNMNAHNQGAFTGEISAAMLKECACEYVLIGHSERREGYYETDESCMQKTLAAQLAGLTPMLCIGETLEEYEQGKTFEVLERQLSAIFHESKINPAPMVLAYEPVWAIGTGKTATPELAQTVHAFIREKLAGWLGHAVAQRMRILYGGSVKPDNAARLLSQPDIDGALVGGASLVAESFIQIINAV, encoded by the coding sequence ATGCGAATCCCTTTAATTGCGGGTAATTGGAAAATGCACGGTTCACGTGCTTTTGTTGCTCAGATTTTACCTGCTTTAGCGGCGAGCGCTTCATCTTCAGTCGAAGTGGCGGTTTTTCCTCCTTTTGTGTTTCTCGCGCAAGCGCAAGTATTGTTAGAGGGAAGTAGTGTTAAGTTGGGAGCGCAGAATATGAATGCGCATAACCAAGGCGCTTTTACTGGTGAGATATCCGCGGCGATGCTTAAAGAATGCGCTTGTGAATATGTATTAATCGGTCATTCTGAGCGACGCGAAGGTTATTATGAGACGGATGAGTCTTGTATGCAAAAGACACTGGCTGCGCAGTTGGCTGGGCTGACTCCTATGCTGTGCATTGGGGAAACATTAGAAGAGTATGAGCAAGGCAAAACATTTGAAGTGCTAGAACGCCAACTTTCGGCGATCTTTCACGAGTCAAAAATTAATCCAGCGCCTATGGTATTGGCTTACGAGCCGGTCTGGGCGATTGGCACGGGAAAAACAGCGACCCCAGAATTAGCGCAAACGGTGCATGCTTTTATTCGTGAAAAGTTGGCGGGATGGCTAGGTCATGCCGTGGCGCAAAGAATGCGAATTTTATATGGTGGTAGTGTAAAACCTGATAATGCGGCGCGATTATTGTCACAACCTGATATTGATGGCGCTTTAGTAGGGGGTGCTTCGCTAGTAGCGGAGTCGTTTATTCAAATTATTAATGCGGTGTAA